The Streptomyces aurantiacus genome includes a region encoding these proteins:
- a CDS encoding S66 peptidase family protein translates to MKDLTRPPRLTAGARVAVVAPSGPVPEERLQAGLDLLRGWDLDPFVAPHVLDRHARFGYLAGTDADRAADFLSAWCDPSVDAVLCARGGYGAQRMADLLDWDALRAAGPKVFLGFSDITALHEAFATRLGLVTLHGPMVAGIDFVKNARAQEHLRATLFDPESVRTIASAGRALVPGRAGGVLLGGCLSLLAAELGTPHARPSARGGLLCLEDVGEETYRLDRCLTQLLRAGWLDGVAGILLGSWARCDPYDQVRDLVLDRLGGLGVPIAEEFGFGHGEGALTIPFGVRGELDAGTGTLTLDAPALA, encoded by the coding sequence GTGAAGGACCTCACCAGACCCCCGCGGCTGACCGCCGGCGCCCGGGTCGCCGTCGTCGCGCCCAGCGGTCCGGTGCCCGAGGAACGGCTCCAGGCGGGACTCGACCTCCTGCGCGGCTGGGACCTGGACCCGTTCGTGGCGCCCCATGTCCTCGACCGGCACGCGCGGTTCGGCTACCTGGCGGGCACGGACGCCGACAGGGCCGCGGATTTCCTGTCCGCCTGGTGCGACCCCTCCGTGGACGCGGTGCTGTGCGCCCGCGGCGGGTACGGCGCCCAGCGCATGGCCGACCTGCTCGACTGGGACGCCCTGCGCGCCGCCGGGCCCAAGGTGTTCCTCGGCTTCAGCGACATCACGGCCCTCCACGAGGCCTTCGCGACCCGGCTCGGACTCGTGACACTGCACGGGCCGATGGTCGCGGGCATCGACTTCGTCAAGAACGCGCGGGCCCAGGAACACCTCCGGGCGACCCTCTTCGATCCGGAGTCCGTGCGGACCATCGCGTCGGCGGGCCGGGCCCTGGTGCCGGGACGCGCCGGGGGTGTCCTCCTCGGCGGCTGTCTGAGCCTGCTGGCCGCCGAGCTCGGCACACCGCACGCCCGGCCCTCCGCACGCGGCGGGCTGCTCTGCCTGGAGGACGTGGGCGAGGAGACGTACCGTCTGGACCGCTGTCTCACCCAGCTCCTGCGCGCCGGCTGGCTCGACGGAGTCGCCGGGATCCTCCTCGGCTCCTGGGCGCGGTGCGACCCGTACGACCAGGTGCGGGACCTGGTCCTCGACCGGCTGGGCGGGCTGGGGGTGCCGATCGCCGAGGAGTTCGGGTTCGGGCACGGCGAAGGGGCGCTGACGATTCCGTTCGGGGTGCGGGGAGAGCTGGACGCGGGGACGGGGACCCTCACCCTCGACGCGCCCGCCCTGGCCTGA
- a CDS encoding proline racemase family protein has translation MRSKLVLHAVDSHTEGMPTRVITGGIGTVPGATMNERRLHFREHRDDIKQLLMNEPRGHAAMSGAVLQPSTRPDCDYGVIYIEVSGYLPMCGHGTIGVATVLVETGMVEVVEPVTTIRLDTPAGPVVAEVAVQDGSAKSVTLRNVPSFSVAHDRTIELADGRTVTYDLAYGGNFYAILPLDQFGLPFDRARKDDILAAGLSLMDAINAEGEPVHPEDPSISGCHHVQLTAPGSTARHSRHAMAIHPGWFDRSPCGTGTSARMAQLHARGELPLHTEFVNESFIGTHFTGRLLGTTEVAGIPAVLPSFTGRAWVTGTAQYLLDPGDPFPAGFVL, from the coding sequence ATGCGCAGCAAACTCGTCCTGCACGCCGTCGACTCGCACACCGAGGGCATGCCGACCCGCGTGATCACCGGCGGCATCGGCACGGTCCCCGGCGCGACCATGAACGAGCGGCGACTCCACTTCCGCGAACACCGCGACGACATCAAGCAGTTGCTGATGAACGAGCCGCGCGGCCACGCGGCGATGAGCGGCGCGGTCCTCCAGCCGTCCACCCGCCCCGACTGCGACTACGGCGTCATCTACATCGAGGTGTCCGGCTACCTGCCCATGTGCGGACACGGCACCATCGGGGTCGCGACCGTCCTCGTCGAGACGGGCATGGTCGAGGTCGTCGAACCGGTGACCACCATCCGCCTCGACACCCCGGCCGGACCCGTCGTCGCCGAGGTCGCCGTGCAGGACGGATCCGCGAAGTCGGTCACCCTCCGGAACGTGCCGTCCTTCTCCGTCGCCCACGACCGCACGATCGAACTCGCCGACGGGCGGACGGTGACCTACGACCTCGCCTACGGCGGCAACTTCTACGCGATCCTGCCGCTCGACCAGTTCGGGCTGCCCTTCGACCGGGCCCGCAAGGACGACATCCTCGCCGCCGGGCTCTCCCTGATGGACGCCATCAACGCCGAGGGGGAGCCCGTCCACCCCGAGGACCCCTCCATCAGCGGCTGCCACCACGTGCAGCTGACCGCCCCCGGCTCGACGGCCCGGCATTCGCGGCACGCGATGGCCATCCACCCCGGCTGGTTCGACCGCTCGCCCTGCGGCACGGGCACCAGCGCGCGCATGGCACAACTGCACGCGCGCGGCGAACTCCCCCTGCACACCGAGTTCGTGAACGAGTCCTTCATCGGCACACACTTCACCGGCCGTCTCCTCGGCACCACCGAGGTCGCCGGAATCCCCGCCGTCCTGCCCAGCTTCACCGGACGCGCCTGGGTGACCGGCACCGCCCAGTACCTGCTCGACCCCGGCGACCCGTTCCCGGCCGGCTTCGTCCTCTAG
- a CDS encoding M20/M25/M40 family metallo-hydrolase — protein MAEKSTTGERAVDELSLDEVVRFTSDLIRIDTTNRGGGDCQERPAAEYAAARLAEAGLEPTLLERTKGRTNVVARLEGTDPSADALLVHGHLDVVPAQAEDWSVHPFSGEIRDGVVWGRGAVDMKNMDAMILAVVRQWARAGVRPRRDLVIAFTADEEASAEDGSGFLADQHPGLFEGCTEGISESGAFTFHDGSGRELYPVAAGERGTGWMKLTARGRAGHGSKVNRANAVTRLAAAIARIGAHQWPVRLTPTVRAALTELAALYGVEPDLDDPDGVDRLMEKLGTAASLVEATVRNSTNPTMLNAGYKVNVIPGEALAHVDGRYLAGTADEFRATLDELTGPDVDWEFLHHEVALQAPLDSTTYARMRAAVEEFAPEGHVVPYCMSGGTDAKQFSRLGITGYGFTPLKLPQGFDYQALFHGVDERVPVEALHFGVRVLDRFLRTA, from the coding sequence ATGGCTGAGAAGAGCACGACCGGCGAGCGCGCGGTCGACGAGCTGTCCCTGGACGAGGTCGTCCGGTTCACCTCCGACCTCATCCGGATCGACACGACGAACCGCGGCGGCGGCGACTGCCAGGAGAGGCCGGCCGCCGAGTACGCCGCCGCTCGGCTCGCCGAGGCAGGCCTGGAGCCGACGCTCCTGGAGCGCACCAAGGGGCGTACGAACGTCGTCGCGCGCCTGGAGGGCACCGACCCGTCCGCCGACGCCCTGCTCGTCCACGGTCACCTCGACGTCGTACCGGCCCAGGCGGAGGACTGGAGCGTCCACCCGTTCTCCGGCGAGATCCGCGACGGCGTCGTCTGGGGTCGGGGCGCCGTCGACATGAAGAACATGGACGCGATGATCCTCGCGGTCGTCAGGCAGTGGGCGCGCGCCGGTGTACGCCCCCGTCGCGACCTTGTGATCGCGTTCACCGCGGACGAGGAGGCGAGCGCCGAGGACGGCTCGGGCTTCCTCGCGGACCAGCACCCGGGGCTCTTCGAGGGGTGTACCGAGGGCATCAGCGAGTCCGGCGCGTTCACCTTCCACGACGGCAGCGGCCGCGAGCTGTATCCGGTCGCGGCCGGCGAGCGCGGCACCGGCTGGATGAAGCTCACCGCCCGCGGCCGGGCGGGCCACGGCTCCAAGGTAAACCGGGCCAACGCGGTGACCAGGCTCGCCGCCGCCATCGCGCGGATCGGCGCCCACCAGTGGCCCGTACGGCTCACCCCGACGGTCCGCGCGGCCCTCACCGAACTCGCCGCCCTGTACGGGGTCGAGCCCGATCTCGACGACCCGGACGGTGTCGACCGGCTGATGGAGAAGCTCGGTACCGCCGCCTCCCTCGTCGAGGCGACCGTGCGCAACAGCACCAACCCGACCATGCTGAACGCCGGTTACAAGGTCAACGTGATTCCCGGAGAGGCCCTCGCTCACGTCGACGGTCGCTATCTGGCCGGCACGGCAGACGAGTTCCGTGCCACCCTCGACGAGCTCACCGGACCGGACGTGGACTGGGAGTTCCTCCACCACGAGGTCGCCCTCCAGGCCCCGCTGGACTCGACGACGTACGCCCGGATGCGGGCCGCCGTGGAGGAGTTCGCACCCGAGGGGCATGTCGTGCCGTACTGCATGTCGGGCGGCACGGACGCCAAGCAGTTCTCGCGCCTCGGCATCACCGGCTACGGGTTCACGCCGCTGAAGCTTCCGCAGGGCTTCGACTACCAGGCCCTCTTCCACGGGGTCGACGAACGTGTGCCCGTCGAAGCACTGCACTTCGGAGTCCGGGTACTCGACCGCTTCCTGCGCACGGCTTAG
- a CDS encoding dihydrodipicolinate synthase family protein produces MPMTDNRPWRGVLVATALPLKDDLSVDFDAYADHCAWLVENGCDGVVPNGSLGEYQVLTPEERARVVETAVAAIGGSRVMPGVAAYGSAEARRWAEQARDAGCASVMLLPPNAYRADERSVLAHYAEVAAAGLPIVAYNNPIDTKVDLVPELLAELHAEGHIHGVKEFSGDVRRAYRIAELAPELDLLIGADDVLLELAVAGAKGWVAGYPNALPAASVELYRAAVRGDLDTALPLYRQLHPLLRWDSQVEFVQAIKLSMDIVGRPGGPVRPPRAALRADQEAAVRAATEKAVAAGLV; encoded by the coding sequence ATCCCCATGACCGACAACCGACCCTGGCGCGGCGTCCTCGTCGCCACCGCCCTCCCGCTCAAGGACGACCTGTCCGTCGACTTCGACGCCTACGCCGACCACTGCGCGTGGCTCGTCGAGAACGGCTGCGACGGCGTCGTGCCCAACGGCTCGCTCGGCGAGTACCAGGTGCTGACGCCCGAGGAGCGCGCCAGGGTCGTGGAGACGGCCGTGGCGGCGATCGGCGGCTCCCGCGTCATGCCCGGCGTCGCCGCGTACGGCTCCGCCGAGGCCCGGCGCTGGGCCGAGCAGGCACGCGACGCGGGCTGCGCCTCCGTGATGCTGCTGCCCCCGAACGCCTACCGGGCCGACGAGCGCTCGGTCCTCGCCCACTACGCGGAGGTCGCCGCGGCGGGCCTGCCGATCGTGGCCTACAACAACCCGATCGACACCAAGGTCGACCTGGTGCCCGAGCTCCTGGCCGAACTGCACGCCGAGGGACACATCCACGGCGTCAAAGAGTTCTCCGGTGACGTACGCCGGGCCTACCGCATCGCCGAACTCGCCCCGGAACTGGACCTGTTGATCGGCGCCGACGACGTCCTGCTGGAGCTGGCCGTCGCGGGCGCCAAGGGCTGGGTCGCCGGCTACCCGAACGCGCTGCCCGCCGCGTCCGTGGAGCTGTACCGCGCCGCAGTCCGGGGCGACCTCGACACCGCGCTGCCGCTCTACCGGCAACTGCACCCGCTGCTGCGCTGGGACTCCCAGGTGGAGTTCGTCCAGGCCATCAAGCTGTCGATGGACATCGTCGGCCGGCCCGGCGGTCCGGTACGCCCGCCCCGCGCGGCGCTGCGGGCCGACCAGGAGGCCGCCGTCCGGGCCGCCACGGAGAAGGCCGTGGCGGCAGGGCTCGTCTGA
- a CDS encoding M55 family metallopeptidase, translated as MVKILISADMEGATGVTWPADVLPGTPQWERCRSMFTSDVNAAVLGFLDGGADEVLVNEAHWTMRNLLLEQLDERAQMLTGRHKSLSMVEGVQHGDVDGIAFVGYHAGAGMEGVLAHTYLANSITGVWVDGERASEGLLNALVVAEYGVPVVLVTGDDVACEDALGYAPQALKVAVKDHVSRYAAVCRTPARTASDIRSAAKEATRLAVRHEPAQAGPHTVQLEFDAEHLSMAATVVPGVERTGERKVAYTSATMYEGIRTFKAVTTIVSAAVEETYG; from the coding sequence ATGGTAAAGATCCTCATCAGCGCCGACATGGAGGGCGCCACCGGGGTGACCTGGCCGGCCGACGTACTGCCCGGCACACCGCAGTGGGAGCGGTGCCGGTCGATGTTCACCTCGGACGTGAACGCCGCGGTCCTCGGCTTCCTCGACGGCGGCGCCGACGAGGTCCTCGTCAACGAGGCCCACTGGACGATGCGCAACCTGCTCCTGGAGCAGCTGGACGAACGCGCGCAGATGCTCACCGGGCGCCACAAGTCGCTGTCCATGGTGGAGGGCGTGCAGCACGGGGACGTCGACGGCATCGCCTTCGTCGGCTACCACGCGGGCGCCGGCATGGAGGGCGTCCTCGCCCACACCTATCTCGCCAACTCGATCACCGGCGTGTGGGTCGACGGCGAACGGGCCAGCGAGGGCCTGCTCAACGCGCTCGTCGTCGCCGAGTACGGAGTGCCCGTCGTCCTGGTCACCGGTGACGACGTGGCCTGCGAGGACGCCCTCGGCTACGCCCCCCAGGCGCTGAAGGTCGCCGTCAAGGACCATGTCTCGCGGTACGCGGCGGTGTGCCGCACACCGGCGCGCACGGCGTCCGACATCCGCTCGGCGGCCAAGGAGGCGACGCGCCTCGCGGTGCGGCACGAGCCCGCCCAGGCGGGCCCCCACACCGTGCAGTTGGAGTTCGACGCCGAGCACCTGTCGATGGCGGCCACGGTCGTCCCGGGCGTCGAGCGGACCGGGGAACGGAAGGTGGCGTACACCAGCGCGACCATGTACGAGGGCATCCGGACCTTCAAGGCGGTCACCACGATCGTCTCGGCTGCCGTGGAGGAGACCTATGGCTGA
- a CDS encoding GNAT family N-acetyltransferase: MSATSEYLAEGPRVGIRPFTLEDGAEFTARVRESKALHQPWLFPPATPTAYTSYAGRLIDDPTKAGFFVCEKDGGGIAGFVNINNIVEGAFQCGALGYGAFAHAAGRGLMSEGLGLVVRYAFDRLGLHRLEINVQPDNAASIALARSCGFRLEGFSPEFLFIDGAWRDHERWALTADRVRT, encoded by the coding sequence ATGTCCGCCACCAGCGAGTACCTCGCCGAAGGCCCCCGTGTGGGCATACGCCCCTTCACCCTGGAGGACGGCGCCGAGTTCACCGCCCGGGTGCGGGAGAGCAAGGCCCTGCACCAGCCGTGGCTGTTCCCGCCCGCCACCCCCACCGCCTACACCTCGTACGCGGGGCGGCTGATCGACGACCCGACGAAGGCCGGGTTCTTCGTCTGCGAGAAGGACGGCGGGGGGATCGCCGGGTTCGTCAACATCAACAACATCGTCGAGGGCGCCTTCCAGTGCGGGGCGCTCGGATACGGGGCCTTCGCGCACGCGGCCGGACGCGGGCTCATGAGCGAGGGACTCGGCCTGGTCGTGCGGTACGCGTTCGACAGACTCGGCCTGCACCGGCTGGAGATCAACGTGCAGCCGGACAACGCGGCCTCGATCGCGCTCGCCCGGAGCTGCGGGTTCCGGCTGGAGGGATTCTCGCCGGAGTTCCTCTTCATCGACGGGGCCTGGCGGGACCACGAGCGCTGGGCCCTCACCGCCGATAGGGTTCGAACATGA
- a CDS encoding GntR family transcriptional regulator, which produces MPAQRPGAPVLPTLGGKKPSYRERVADALRAALIAGELRPGEVHSAPALAARFGVSATPVREAMLDLAKEGLVDTVPNKGFRVTAVSEKQLDEYTHIRSLIEIPTTAGLAACAEPAALEALRPVAREIVTAAAAGDLIAYVEADIRFHLGLLALAGNEHLVEVVGGLRGRSRLYGLHALVEAGRLEASAEEHLEILDALAARDEEAVRAVMTRHLGHVRGLWAAE; this is translated from the coding sequence ATGCCCGCCCAGCGCCCCGGTGCCCCCGTCCTGCCCACGCTGGGCGGCAAGAAGCCCAGCTATCGCGAGCGTGTCGCGGACGCTCTGCGGGCCGCCCTCATCGCCGGGGAACTGCGTCCCGGCGAGGTGCACTCCGCGCCGGCCCTCGCCGCCCGCTTCGGTGTCTCGGCCACCCCGGTCCGGGAGGCCATGCTCGACCTCGCCAAGGAGGGCCTGGTCGACACCGTGCCCAACAAGGGCTTCCGGGTCACCGCGGTCTCGGAGAAGCAGCTCGACGAGTACACGCACATCCGCTCGCTCATCGAGATCCCCACCACCGCGGGCCTGGCCGCCTGTGCCGAACCCGCCGCACTGGAGGCGCTGCGCCCCGTCGCACGGGAGATCGTCACGGCCGCGGCGGCCGGTGACCTCATCGCGTACGTCGAGGCGGACATCCGTTTCCACCTCGGTCTGCTCGCCCTCGCGGGCAACGAGCACCTGGTCGAGGTCGTCGGCGGCCTCCGGGGGCGCTCCCGCCTCTACGGCCTGCACGCCCTGGTCGAGGCGGGCCGCCTGGAGGCCTCCGCCGAGGAGCACCTGGAGATCCTGGACGCCCTCGCCGCCCGCGACGAGGAGGCGGTTCGCGCCGTCATGACCCGGCATCTCGGGCACGTACGGGGGCTGTGGGCGGCCGAGTGA
- a CDS encoding LapA family protein produces the protein MSPKTSQSAGGGNLLTPGRVAVVVLAVLALVFIFENTRATKIRLLVPEVTMPLWMALLGTALVGALCGAHFSGRRR, from the coding sequence ATGAGCCCGAAGACTTCGCAGAGCGCCGGCGGCGGGAACCTGCTGACCCCCGGCCGGGTGGCCGTCGTCGTGCTGGCCGTTCTCGCCCTGGTCTTCATCTTCGAGAACACCCGGGCCACCAAGATCCGCCTGCTGGTTCCCGAGGTGACCATGCCCCTGTGGATGGCGCTGCTCGGCACCGCGCTGGTCGGCGCGCTGTGCGGGGCCCACTTCTCGGGGCGCCGGAGATAG
- a CDS encoding VOC family protein, giving the protein MDILGATLRICVDDLETAVPFYEKLAGGPALRFERGGVSVAAVGCFLLMSGPKSELDVLRKVSATIAVQDVDEAHRVLTESGAHVLAGPVATPAGRNLIAMHPDGYVYEYVDRRTPE; this is encoded by the coding sequence ATGGACATTCTGGGAGCCACGCTGCGTATCTGCGTCGACGACCTGGAGACCGCGGTCCCCTTCTACGAGAAGCTGGCGGGCGGCCCGGCGCTCCGCTTCGAGCGCGGCGGCGTCTCGGTCGCCGCGGTCGGCTGCTTCCTGCTGATGAGCGGGCCGAAGTCGGAGCTCGACGTGCTCCGCAAGGTCTCGGCGACCATCGCCGTGCAGGACGTCGACGAAGCCCACCGGGTACTCACCGAGTCGGGGGCCCACGTCCTCGCGGGCCCGGTGGCGACACCGGCGGGCCGCAACCTGATCGCGATGCACCCGGACGGCTACGTGTACGAGTACGTGGACCGCCGCACGCCGGAGTAG
- a CDS encoding prolyl oligopeptidase family serine peptidase, translated as MGDTVQTLAYGSWPSPIDASLAAAHDGHPDYVGFVGDEAWWTEPRPTEGGRRALVRRRADGTEETVLPAPWNVRSRVIEYGGHPWAGAVREEGPLVVFVDFADQRLYAYEPADPTSGPRPLTPVSPVGDGLRWVDPQMHLESGEVWCVLEEFTGEGPADVRRLVAAVPLDGSAAQDRGAVRELTDGPHRFVTGPRVSPDGRHAAWLAWDHPRMPWDGSELMVAEVSSDGTLRAARRAAGGPDESIAQADWGRDGSLLYSSDRTGWWNLYRRAVGGEVSEPLCTREEEFGGPLWTIGRRWFAPLESGLIAVVHGRGATALGILDPETGEVVDTAGPWTEYAATLAVDGSRVVAVAASPRSAYEVIELDARTGRARVVGAPHDDPVDPAYYPEPQIRTFTGPAGREIHAHIYPPHHPGHVAPGDGPPPYVVRAHGGPTGRAPLVLDLQIAYFTSRGIGVAEVNYGGSTGYGREYRNRLREQWGVVDVEDCAAVALALAEEGTADRGRLAVRGGSAGGWTTAASLVSTDVYACGTILYPILDLVGWGAGETHDFESQYLETLVGPLAEVPARYAERSPTEHADQVTAPFLLLQGLDDVICPPAQCERFLARLEERARPVPHAYIAFEGEGHGFRRADTMVRVLEAELSLYAQVFGLNPPGVPTLELGK; from the coding sequence ATGGGGGACACAGTGCAGACGCTGGCCTACGGTTCCTGGCCCTCGCCCATCGACGCGTCGCTCGCCGCCGCGCACGACGGGCACCCCGATTACGTCGGCTTCGTCGGGGACGAGGCCTGGTGGACCGAACCCCGGCCCACCGAGGGCGGCCGCCGCGCCCTGGTGCGCCGCCGCGCCGACGGCACCGAGGAGACGGTGCTGCCCGCCCCGTGGAACGTCCGCAGCCGCGTCATCGAGTACGGCGGACATCCGTGGGCCGGCGCGGTCCGCGAGGAGGGCCCGCTCGTCGTCTTCGTCGACTTCGCCGACCAGCGGCTGTACGCGTACGAGCCCGCCGACCCCACAAGCGGGCCGCGCCCCCTGACACCCGTGTCCCCGGTGGGCGACGGACTGCGGTGGGTGGACCCGCAGATGCACCTGGAGTCCGGCGAAGTCTGGTGCGTGCTCGAAGAGTTCACGGGTGAGGGACCCGCCGACGTACGCCGGCTCGTCGCCGCGGTCCCGCTGGACGGCTCCGCCGCCCAGGACCGGGGCGCCGTACGCGAACTCACCGACGGGCCGCACCGGTTCGTCACCGGGCCGCGGGTCTCACCCGACGGGCGGCACGCGGCCTGGCTGGCCTGGGACCACCCGCGCATGCCGTGGGACGGGTCCGAACTCATGGTGGCCGAGGTGTCGTCCGACGGGACGCTGCGGGCGGCCCGGAGAGCCGCGGGCGGACCGGACGAGTCGATCGCCCAGGCCGACTGGGGCCGGGACGGCTCCCTCCTGTACTCCAGCGACCGCACCGGCTGGTGGAACCTCTACCGGCGGGCCGTCGGCGGCGAGGTGTCCGAACCCCTGTGCACGCGCGAGGAGGAGTTCGGCGGACCGCTGTGGACCATCGGCCGGCGCTGGTTCGCGCCGCTGGAGAGCGGACTGATCGCCGTCGTGCACGGCCGGGGCGCCACCGCGCTCGGCATCCTGGACCCGGAGACCGGCGAGGTCGTCGACACGGCCGGTCCCTGGACCGAGTACGCGGCCACCCTCGCCGTCGACGGCAGCCGCGTCGTCGCCGTCGCCGCGAGCCCGCGCAGCGCGTACGAGGTCATCGAGCTGGACGCCCGCACGGGCCGCGCCCGCGTCGTGGGAGCCCCGCACGACGACCCGGTGGACCCCGCCTACTACCCGGAACCGCAGATCCGTACGTTCACCGGGCCCGCCGGACGCGAGATCCACGCGCACATCTACCCGCCCCACCATCCCGGCCACGTCGCTCCCGGCGACGGGCCCCCGCCCTACGTCGTCCGGGCGCACGGCGGCCCCACCGGCCGTGCCCCGCTCGTCCTCGACCTGCAGATCGCGTACTTCACCTCGCGCGGCATCGGAGTCGCCGAGGTGAACTACGGCGGCTCCACCGGGTACGGACGCGAGTACCGCAACCGGCTGCGCGAGCAGTGGGGTGTCGTGGACGTCGAGGACTGCGCGGCCGTCGCGCTCGCCCTCGCCGAGGAGGGCACCGCCGACCGCGGCAGACTGGCGGTCCGGGGCGGCAGCGCGGGCGGCTGGACCACGGCCGCGTCCCTGGTGAGCACCGACGTGTACGCCTGCGGGACGATCCTCTACCCCATCCTCGACCTCGTGGGCTGGGGCGCGGGCGAGACCCACGACTTCGAGTCGCAGTACCTGGAGACCCTGGTCGGACCGCTCGCCGAGGTCCCCGCCCGCTACGCGGAGCGTTCGCCCACCGAGCACGCCGACCAGGTCACCGCGCCCTTCCTGCTCCTCCAGGGCCTCGACGACGTCATCTGTCCGCCGGCCCAGTGCGAGCGTTTCCTGGCCAGGCTGGAGGAGCGGGCGCGGCCCGTGCCGCACGCCTACATCGCCTTCGAGGGCGAGGGCCACGGCTTCCGGCGCGCCGACACCATGGTGCGGGTCCTGGAGGCCGAACTCTCCCTGTACGCCCAGGTGTTCGGCCTGAACCCGCCCGGCGTTCCCACCTTGGAGCTCGGCAAGTGA
- a CDS encoding immune inhibitor A domain-containing protein gives MSKRIRGSVAAVAALAVHALAFHVPGAVAESREPAGAPGLARAAAAGPHPTRGAPGHDLLSAAGARTERARTVAVAKLVTGAAVPETRGSSQRIEYREDRYAETARTTDRIFVLPVEFADYGHNRIPRPDRATDNATVWTADYSRAYYQRQIFGTADSAGGSGPGSGDTLRSYLQRQSSGAYSITGSVHGWTRVHRPLAHYGTDTCKKDGAPVSTYYCNKQLVTDGLDQWYEDQRATGRTAASLAKYLATYDIWDRNDHDRDGIFNEPDGYLDRVMLMFAGESQANGGGAGGKDAIGSHRGTVSHLQTGAGRLGPAGGARDGGSRVGDSGVWVNDYTMTNENRGLGTLAHEYGHDLGLPDLYDTSGGENSTGFWSVMAQGSLLSDENELAAHPADLGAWARLQLGWLDYASVRAGAAATVTLNPLSVPASTAGREALLVNLPADADGNARHYVVENRQYVGADAFLKSGPFQLGWTPQRPKLKERLHYENGILIWYWNTKYRDNRTGANGGHGRILPVDAHPEPARSASGAVIRNRLQTYDSPFGLRPTTELVFHLGGVRTVVPSRPAVPVFDDLDGVHRDAAAHGPSRDADSGTTVTVDQEHTDGRVKVSVGSSS, from the coding sequence GTGAGCAAGCGCATCCGCGGATCGGTGGCCGCTGTCGCCGCCCTCGCCGTACACGCCCTGGCCTTCCACGTCCCGGGCGCCGTCGCGGAGTCCCGTGAACCCGCGGGGGCACCGGGACTCGCGCGAGCGGCCGCGGCGGGCCCGCACCCGACGAGGGGTGCCCCCGGCCACGATCTGCTGAGCGCGGCCGGGGCGCGCACCGAACGGGCCCGCACCGTGGCCGTCGCCAAACTCGTCACCGGCGCCGCGGTCCCCGAGACCCGCGGCTCCTCGCAGCGCATCGAGTACCGCGAGGACAGGTATGCGGAGACGGCCCGCACCACGGACCGGATCTTCGTGCTGCCGGTGGAGTTCGCCGACTACGGGCACAACCGGATTCCCCGGCCCGACCGCGCCACCGACAACGCCACGGTGTGGACCGCCGACTACAGCCGGGCCTACTACCAGCGGCAGATCTTCGGCACGGCCGACAGTGCGGGCGGCTCCGGTCCCGGTTCCGGCGACACGCTCAGGTCGTACCTCCAACGGCAGTCCAGCGGTGCCTACTCGATCACCGGCAGCGTCCACGGCTGGACGCGCGTGCACCGCCCACTGGCGCACTACGGCACCGACACCTGCAAGAAGGACGGGGCGCCGGTCTCGACGTACTACTGCAACAAGCAGCTCGTCACCGACGGCCTCGACCAGTGGTACGAGGACCAGCGCGCCACCGGCCGGACCGCCGCCTCACTGGCCAAGTACCTTGCCACGTACGACATCTGGGACCGCAACGACCACGACCGGGACGGGATCTTCAACGAACCCGACGGCTACCTCGACCGCGTGATGCTGATGTTCGCGGGGGAGTCGCAGGCCAACGGCGGTGGCGCAGGCGGAAAGGACGCCATCGGCTCGCACCGCGGCACCGTCAGCCACCTGCAGACCGGCGCCGGCCGGCTGGGCCCGGCGGGCGGCGCCCGGGACGGCGGCAGCAGGGTCGGCGACTCCGGTGTCTGGGTCAACGACTACACGATGACCAACGAGAACAGAGGGCTCGGCACCCTCGCCCACGAGTACGGCCACGACCTGGGCCTGCCCGACCTGTACGACACCTCGGGCGGCGAGAACTCCACCGGATTCTGGTCGGTCATGGCGCAGGGCTCACTCCTCTCGGACGAGAACGAACTGGCCGCCCACCCGGCGGACCTGGGCGCCTGGGCGAGGCTCCAACTGGGCTGGCTCGACTACGCGTCCGTCAGGGCGGGCGCCGCCGCCACGGTCACCCTCAACCCGCTGTCCGTACCCGCCTCGACCGCCGGCAGGGAAGCACTCCTGGTGAACCTGCCCGCCGACGCGGACGGCAACGCCCGCCACTACGTCGTCGAGAACAGGCAGTACGTCGGCGCGGACGCGTTCCTCAAGTCGGGTCCCTTCCAGCTGGGTTGGACACCGCAACGGCCCAAGCTCAAGGAGCGGCTGCACTACGAGAACGGCATCCTCATCTGGTACTGGAACACCAAGTACCGCGACAACAGGACCGGGGCGAACGGCGGACACGGCCGGATCCTGCCCGTCGACGCCCACCCCGAGCCGGCCCGGTCCGCCTCCGGAGCGGTGATCCGCAACCGCCTCCAGACCTACGACTCGCCCTTCGGACTGCGGCCCACCACCGAACTGGTCTTCCACCTCGGCGGAGTGCGGACGGTCGTCCCGTCCCGTCCGGCGGTCCCGGTCTTCGACGACCTCGACGGCGTCCACCGCGACGCCGCGGCCCACGGTCCCAGCCGCGACGCCGACTCCGGCACCACCGTCACGGTGGACCAGGAACACACCGACGGCCGAGTGAAGGTTTCGGTGGGTTCGTCCAGCTGA